From one Helicoverpa zea isolate HzStark_Cry1AcR chromosome 10, ilHelZeax1.1, whole genome shotgun sequence genomic stretch:
- the LOC124633732 gene encoding probable oligoribonuclease, which produces MNIVRFCLKSSFVNLTKPPVRLLSSRAKVSPAMALSAVKNAAKRIVWVDLEMTGLDIEKDHILEIACVVTDADLNIVAQGPNIIINQPDSILDGMNDWCVSQHGESGLTEASRKSNVTLKEAEKQVLEFVKSHAPEKKCPLGGNSVYMDRLFIRKYMPILDNYLHYRVIDVSTIKELAKRWYQKEFSLMPQKKFRHRSVDDILESIEELKYFKQHIFKSTMKLQTEV; this is translated from the exons atgaatatagtACGCTTCTGTCTAAAATcaagttttgttaatttaacaaAACCTCCTGTCAGGCTTCTTTCGAGCC GTGCCAAAGTCTCTCCCGCCATGGCCCTATCAGCCGTTAAGAATGCAGCCAAGAGAATAGTATGGGTAGACCTGGAAATGACTGGTCTGGATATAGAAAAGGACCATATCTTGGAAATAGCCTGTGTGGTGACAGATGCAGACTTGAATATTGTTGCTCAAGGGCCCAACATTATTATAAACCAGCCGGATAGCATTCTGGATGGCATGAATGACTGGTGTGTTAGTCAGCATGGTGAG AGTGGATTGACGGAGGCTAGCCGCAAATCAAATGTTACCCTCAAGGAAGCAGAGAAACAAGTTCTGGAATTTGTCAAATCCCATGCACCAGAGAAGAAATGCCCTCTAGGTGGAAACAGTGTATACATGGACCgattatttataagaaaatacatgCCAATACTAGACAATTATTTACACTACAGAGTTATAGATGTCAGCACAATCAAGGAGTTAGCAAAGAGGTGGTACCAAAAAGAGTTTTCACTCATGCCACAGAAAAAGTTCAGGCATCGGTCTGTGGATGATATTCTTGAAAGCATAGAGGAATTGAAGTACTTCAAACAGCATATATTTAAGTCTACAATGAAGTTGCAGACGGAAGTTTAA
- the LOC124633620 gene encoding BTB/POZ domain-containing protein KCTD12, translating to MADAPPEVLELNVGGVHYATTRDTLLREPDSLPAAALQDSDHPRDARGRIFFDRDGVLFRYVLDYLRDGGLVLPECFREHKRLAREAKHYRLAGLENAVRDADPRPPNREKGCITVGYRGSFAFGRDGLADVKFRKLSRILVCGKVNLCRDVFGETLNESRDPDHGLADRYTSRFFLKHSFIEQAFDMLYENGFKLTASCGSGTAGGAAELKPGVDSEENRWNHYNEFVFTRE from the coding sequence GCGCGACACGCTGCTCCGCGAGCCCGACTCGCTGCCCGCCGCCGCGCTTCAAGACTCCGACCATCCGCGCGACGCCCGCGGACGCATCTTCTTCGACCGGGACGGAGTTCTCTTTCGTTATGTTTTGGATTATCTCCGAGACGGCGGCCTCGTGCTTCCGGAGTGTTTCCGAGAACACAAACGACTGGCTCGTGAAGCCAAACACTACAGACTCGCCGGACTAGAAAACGCGGTTCGAGATGCTGATCCTCGTCCTCCGAACCGCGAGAAGGGCTGCATCACCGTCGGCTACCGAGGGAGCTTCGCGTTCGGCCGCGACGGACTCGCTGATGTCAAGTTCCGCAAGTTATCGCGTATCCTCGTCTGTGGAAAGGTGAACCTTTGCCGTGATGTGTTCGGAGAAACCCTGAACGAGTCCCGAGATCCAGACCACGGACTTGCTGACAGGTACACTTCTCGTTTCTTTTTAAAGCACTCGTTCATTGAACAAGCTTTCGATATGCTGTACGAGAACGGTTTCAAGCTGACTGCGAGCTGTGGCAGCGGCACCGCTGGCGGGGCTGCTGAGCTTAAACCAGGAGTGGATTCAGAGGAAAATCGTTGGAATCATTACAACGAATTCGTATTCACGCGCGAATAA